In the genome of Streptococcus mitis, one region contains:
- a CDS encoding oxidoreductase: MKSLKGLLFIITSFVLTILTWMNTSPQFMIPGLALTSLSLTFILATRIPIIESWFHGLEKVYTVHKFTAFLSIILLIFHNFSMGGLWGSRLATQFGNLTIYIFVSIILVAYLGKYIQYEAWRWIHRLVYLAYIFGLFHVYMIMGNRLLTFNLLSFLVGSYALLGLLAGFYIIFLYQKIGFPYLGKITNLKRLNHDTIEIQIHLSRPFNYQSGQFAFLKIFQEGFESAPHPFSISGGHGQTLYLTVKNSGDHTKNIYDNLHVGSKVSVDRAYGYMIIEEGRENQVWIAGGIGITPFISYIREHPILNKQVHFYYSFRGEENAVYLDLLRDYAQKNPNFELHLVDSRKGGYLNFDQEEVPEHATVYMCGPLSMMKSLAKQIKKQNPKAELIYEGFKFK; this comes from the coding sequence ATGAAATCACTCAAAGGACTACTTTTTATCATAACTAGTTTTGTCTTGACTATTTTGACTTGGATGAACACTTCTCCCCAATTCATGATTCCAGGACTAGCTTTAACAAGCCTATCTCTAACTTTTATCCTAGCTACTCGTATCCCGATAATAGAAAGCTGGTTTCACGGTTTGGAGAAGGTCTACACCGTCCACAAATTCACTGCCTTTCTCTCCATCATCCTACTAATCTTTCATAACTTTAGTATGGGCGGTTTGTGGGGCTCTCGATTAGCTACTCAGTTTGGAAATCTTACAATCTATATTTTTGTCAGCATCATCCTTGTCGCCTATTTAGGCAAATACATCCAATACGAAGCTTGGCGATGGATTCACCGTCTAGTTTACCTAGCTTATATTTTCGGACTCTTTCACGTATACATGATCATGGGCAATCGTCTCCTTACATTTAATCTCCTAAGTTTTCTTGTTGGTAGCTATGCCCTTTTAGGCTTACTAGCTGGTTTTTATATCATTTTTCTATATCAAAAGATTGGCTTCCCCTATCTAGGGAAAATCACCAATCTCAAACGCTTGAATCACGATACTATAGAAATTCAAATCCATCTTAGCAGACCTTTCAACTATCAATCAGGCCAATTTGCCTTTCTAAAGATTTTCCAAGAAGGCTTTGAAAGTGCTCCACATCCTTTTTCTATCTCAGGAGGTCACGGCCAAACTCTTTACCTTACTGTCAAAAATTCAGGCGACCATACCAAGAATATCTATGACAATCTTCACGTCGGCAGCAAAGTAAGCGTAGATAGAGCTTACGGATACATGATCATAGAAGAAGGACGAGAAAATCAGGTTTGGATTGCTGGAGGCATTGGGATTACCCCCTTCATCTCTTACATCCGTGAACATCCTATTTTAAATAAACAGGTTCACTTCTACTATAGCTTCCGTGGAGAGGAAAATGCAGTCTATCTGGATTTGCTCCGTGACTATGCTCAGAAAAATCCTAATTTTGAACTCCATCTAGTAGACAGTAGGAAAGGCGGCTATCTTAATTTTGATCAAGAAGAAGTACCCGAACATGCAACCGTCTATATGTGCGGCCCTCTTTCTATGATGAAGTCACTTGCCAAACAGATTAAGAAACAAAATCCAAAAGCAGAGCTTATTTACGAAGGATTCAAGTTCAAATAA
- a CDS encoding sugar ABC transporter ATP-binding protein, whose amino-acid sequence MVELNLKNIYKKYPNSEHYSVEDFNLDIKDKEFIVFVGPSGCGKSTTLRMIAGLEDITEGTASIDGVVVNDVAPKDRDIAMVFQNYALYPHMTVYDNMAFGLKLRKYSKEDIDKRVQEAAEILGLKEFLERKPADLSGGQRQRVAMGRAIVRDAKVFLMDEPLSNLDAKLRVSMRAEIAKIHRRIGATTIYVTHDQTEAMTLADRIVIMSATKNPAGTGTIGRVEQIGTPQEVYKNPVNKFVAGFIGSPAMNFINVKLVGSEIVSDGFRLKVPEGALKVLREKGYEGKELIFGIRPEDVNAEPAFLETFPESVVKATISVSELLGSESHLYCQVGKDEFVAKVDARDYLQTGATVELGFDLNKAHFFDVETERTVY is encoded by the coding sequence ATGGTAGAATTGAATCTTAAAAATATTTACAAAAAATATCCAAACAGCGAACACTACTCAGTTGAAGACTTCAACTTGGACATCAAAGACAAAGAGTTCATCGTTTTCGTAGGACCTTCAGGATGTGGTAAATCAACTACTCTCCGTATGATTGCAGGTCTTGAAGACATCACAGAAGGTACTGCATCTATCGATGGCGTGGTTGTCAACGACGTAGCTCCAAAAGACCGTGACATCGCCATGGTATTCCAAAACTACGCTCTTTACCCACACATGACTGTTTATGACAACATGGCTTTCGGTTTGAAATTGCGTAAATATAGCAAGGAAGACATCGACAAACGTGTGCAAGAAGCAGCTGAAATCCTTGGATTGAAAGAGTTCTTGGAACGTAAACCCGCTGACCTTTCTGGTGGTCAACGTCAACGTGTTGCCATGGGTCGTGCCATCGTCCGTGACGCAAAAGTATTCTTGATGGACGAGCCTTTGTCAAACTTGGATGCAAAACTTCGTGTATCTATGCGTGCTGAAATTGCGAAAATCCACCGCCGTATCGGAGCTACAACTATCTACGTAACTCACGACCAAACAGAAGCGATGACACTTGCGGACCGTATCGTTATCATGTCAGCAACTAAGAATCCTGCTGGTACAGGTACTATCGGACGTGTTGAACAAATCGGTACTCCTCAAGAAGTTTACAAAAACCCAGTTAACAAATTCGTAGCAGGATTCATCGGAAGCCCAGCTATGAACTTCATCAATGTGAAATTGGTTGGTAGCGAAATTGTTTCTGACGGTTTCCGTTTGAAAGTTCCAGAAGGAGCATTGAAAGTTCTTCGTGAAAAAGGCTATGAAGGTAAAGAATTGATCTTCGGTATCCGTCCAGAAGACGTAAATGCAGAGCCTGCTTTCCTTGAAACATTCCCAGAATCAGTTGTGAAAGCGACTATTTCTGTATCTGAATTGCTTGGTTCAGAATCTCACCTTTACTGCCAAGTTGGTAAAGACGAATTTGTTGCCAAAGTAGATGCTCGTGACTACTTGCAAACAGGTGCAACAGTTGAACTTGGATTTGACTTGAACAAAGCACACTTCTTCGATGTAGAAACTGAAAGAACAGTTTACTAA
- a CDS encoding regulator produces MMVKELQDWFPEAQISDQSVEKEGYLTLPLASQQWLLLEEASLSEREKQLVALLTKQEQTISFNPWYFYLIEGKGQAPQAFKKIQLVYCHLSYFQQENLASWLDMMRTLFPNCQTVLQVGAQDYIFVLQQDKYTSVRSILMDTLEAVEYDFGVRLSIMLGQVWSQTGHQALSDLIKAERDLFKTWWRQGHQGVHTFSQLYLWSMGERIVDLRVIKECLHQMILDQDQIQEIILSLWENSAVLTKTAQQLYLHRNSLQYKIDKWEELTGLQLKELTDLTLCYQLILPDIL; encoded by the coding sequence ATGATGGTAAAAGAACTACAAGACTGGTTTCCTGAGGCTCAGATTTCAGACCAATCAGTAGAGAAAGAGGGCTATCTTACTCTTCCTTTGGCTTCTCAGCAGTGGCTTTTGCTGGAGGAAGCTAGTCTTAGCGAGCGTGAAAAACAACTGGTGGCTCTCTTAACCAAACAGGAGCAAACCATTTCCTTCAATCCTTGGTATTTTTATCTCATTGAAGGCAAAGGACAGGCACCGCAAGCTTTTAAAAAGATTCAGTTGGTTTATTGTCATCTTTCCTATTTTCAGCAGGAAAATCTAGCTTCTTGGCTGGATATGATGCGGACTCTTTTTCCTAACTGTCAAACAGTGCTTCAGGTGGGAGCGCAGGATTACATTTTTGTTCTCCAACAGGATAAGTACACATCCGTTCGATCTATCTTGATGGATACCTTGGAAGCCGTAGAATATGACTTTGGAGTACGTTTATCCATCATGTTAGGTCAGGTCTGGTCTCAAACAGGTCATCAAGCCCTATCCGACTTGATCAAAGCGGAGCGGGATTTGTTTAAGACTTGGTGGCGTCAGGGTCACCAAGGTGTTCATACCTTTTCACAACTCTATCTTTGGAGTATGGGAGAAAGGATTGTGGACCTGAGAGTCATTAAAGAATGTTTACATCAGATGATTTTGGATCAGGACCAGATTCAGGAAATCATTCTCTCTCTTTGGGAAAATAGTGCCGTTCTGACTAAAACAGCCCAGCAACTCTATCTGCACCGAAATTCTCTCCAGTACAAGATTGATAAATGGGAAGAATTGACAGGGCTTCAGTTGAAGGAATTGACTGACCTGACCCTGTGTTATCAATTGATTTTACCAGATATTCTCTAA
- a CDS encoding Mini-ribonuclease 3, translating into MIDVNLINGIALAFEGDAVYSMYIRRHLILKGMTKPNKLHQEATKYVSAKAQARLIALMLEEQVLTEKEEEIYKRGRNTNSHTKAKNADVVTYRMSTGFEAVMGYLHMTENLERLESLISWCIQKVEG; encoded by the coding sequence GTGATTGATGTCAATCTCATTAACGGGATAGCGCTGGCTTTTGAGGGAGATGCGGTGTATTCCATGTATATTCGTCGCCACCTTATTCTCAAAGGCATGACAAAGCCTAATAAACTCCACCAAGAGGCGACTAAGTATGTATCTGCCAAGGCTCAAGCTCGCCTGATTGCCCTCATGTTGGAGGAGCAAGTCTTAACCGAAAAAGAAGAAGAAATCTATAAACGTGGTCGCAATACCAATAGTCATACCAAGGCTAAAAATGCTGATGTGGTGACTTACCGTATGTCCACAGGTTTTGAAGCAGTCATGGGTTATCTCCATATGACTGAAAATCTGGAACGTCTTGAGAGCTTGATTTCATGGTGCATCCAAAAAGTGGAGGGCTAG
- a CDS encoding cysteine--tRNA ligase codes for MIKIYDTMSRDLREFVPIEDGKVKMYVCGPTVYNYIHVGNARSTVAFDTIRRYFEYRGYGVAYISNFTDVDDKIINRAKEEGITPQEVADKYIAAFREDVTALGVKPATRHPRVVEFMADIIRFVEELIEKGYAYESQGDVYFRVEKSHNYAKLANKTLEDLELGASGRTDEETARKENPIDFALWKAAKPGEISWDSPWGPGRPGWHIECSVMSTEILGDTIDIHGGGADLEFPHHTNEIAQSEAKTGKTFANYWMHNGFVNIDNVKMSKSLGNFITVHDALKTLDGQVLRFFFATQHYRKPINFTEKAVRDAETNLKYLKNTYEQPFSGTVDAQELQAFKDKFVASMDEDFNSANGITVVFEMAKWINSGNYDASVKEALADMLEVFGIVFIEEVLDAEIEVLIQKRQEARANRDFATADQIRDQLAAQGIKLLDTKDGVRWTRD; via the coding sequence ATGATTAAAATTTACGACACCATGTCTCGTGATTTGCGAGAATTTGTCCCGATTGAGGACGGCAAAGTCAAGATGTATGTTTGTGGGCCTACGGTATACAACTATATCCACGTGGGGAATGCCCGTTCGACGGTAGCCTTTGATACCATTCGTCGCTATTTTGAGTATCGTGGTTATGGGGTTGCCTATATTTCCAATTTTACGGATGTGGATGATAAGATTATCAACCGTGCCAAGGAAGAAGGTATCACGCCTCAGGAGGTTGCGGACAAGTACATCGCTGCCTTTCGTGAGGATGTGACGGCCTTGGGTGTCAAACCTGCAACTCGTCATCCTCGTGTAGTCGAGTTTATGGCGGATATCATCCGCTTTGTGGAAGAATTGATTGAAAAGGGTTATGCCTATGAGAGCCAAGGAGATGTCTATTTCCGTGTGGAAAAATCCCACAACTATGCTAAATTGGCTAATAAAACCTTAGAAGATTTGGAGTTGGGTGCTTCAGGTCGTACCGATGAAGAAACGGCTCGCAAGGAAAATCCGATAGACTTTGCTCTATGGAAAGCTGCTAAACCAGGCGAGATTTCTTGGGACAGTCCTTGGGGACCTGGTCGTCCGGGCTGGCATATCGAGTGTTCAGTCATGTCAACTGAGATTTTAGGAGATACCATTGATATTCACGGTGGTGGAGCTGACCTTGAGTTTCCGCACCACACCAACGAAATTGCCCAGTCAGAAGCCAAAACAGGCAAGACCTTCGCTAACTACTGGATGCACAATGGCTTTGTCAATATCGACAATGTCAAGATGTCTAAGTCCTTGGGCAACTTTATCACCGTACACGATGCCCTTAAAACTCTTGATGGGCAAGTGCTTCGTTTCTTCTTTGCGACTCAACATTATCGCAAGCCTATCAACTTTACGGAAAAAGCAGTGCGTGATGCAGAGACCAATCTTAAGTATCTAAAGAACACTTACGAGCAACCATTTTCTGGGACTGTAGATGCTCAAGAGTTACAGGCCTTTAAAGATAAGTTTGTAGCATCTATGGATGAGGATTTCAACTCTGCTAATGGTATCACAGTTGTCTTTGAAATGGCCAAATGGATCAACTCTGGCAACTATGATGCAAGTGTTAAGGAAGCTCTTGCGGATATGTTAGAAGTCTTTGGAATTGTCTTTATTGAGGAAGTTTTGGACGCAGAGATTGAAGTTTTGATTCAAAAACGCCAAGAAGCGCGTGCAAATCGTGACTTTGCGACAGCGGACCAAATCCGTGACCAATTGGCGGCTCAAGGAATTAAGCTACTTGACACCAAGGATGGAGTGAGGTGGACTCGTGATTGA
- a CDS encoding diacylglycerol kinase produces the protein MAVYFYGCITMDGYLADSQHRIDWLHQLGSVEDTGYDDFYRQMDITIMGKRTFEEIQDLQDVESFYQATENYVFTHDRHLPVSNYQPVAGDVVDFVRQIDKGKNVFVIGGNSLVGPLLDADLFDHLIIQIAPLILGKGVPLFTQEEGQRFYQLDSLRQFGPFAELVFSRKSQK, from the coding sequence ATGGCAGTATATTTTTACGGCTGTATCACCATGGATGGCTACTTGGCAGACAGCCAGCACAGGATAGACTGGCTGCATCAGCTTGGTTCTGTAGAGGATACAGGCTATGATGACTTTTACAGGCAAATGGATATCACCATCATGGGCAAGCGGACCTTTGAGGAAATCCAAGATTTGCAAGATGTAGAAAGTTTTTATCAAGCTACGGAAAACTATGTCTTTACGCATGATAGGCACCTGCCTGTCAGCAATTACCAGCCAGTAGCTGGGGATGTGGTGGACTTTGTTCGCCAGATTGACAAAGGCAAAAATGTCTTTGTGATTGGTGGTAATTCCTTGGTAGGACCGCTCTTGGATGCGGATCTTTTCGACCATCTCATTATTCAGATAGCGCCCCTTATCCTAGGAAAGGGGGTTCCCCTCTTTACCCAAGAGGAAGGACAGCGTTTTTACCAACTAGATAGCCTCAGACAATTTGGTCCTTTTGCAGAGCTGGTTTTCAGCCGAAAAAGTCAGAAATAG
- a CDS encoding serine acetyltransferase → MGWWRETIDIVKENDPAARTTLEVLLTYPGVKALAAHRLSHFLWKHGFKLLARMHSQFWRFWTQIEIHPGAQIDSGVFIDHGSGLVIGETAIVEKGVLLYHGVTLGGTGKDCGKRHPTVRKGALISAHAQVIGPVEIGENAKVGAAAVVVADVPSDVTVVGIPAKIVRVHGKKDEPVIHEVEEKREYYVNKLEQAKEASHRSSGL, encoded by the coding sequence ATGGGATGGTGGCGCGAAACCATTGATATCGTAAAAGAAAATGATCCAGCGGCCCGCACCACTTTGGAGGTTTTGCTGACTTATCCAGGTGTCAAGGCCTTGGCGGCCCACCGTCTCTCGCATTTTCTCTGGAAGCATGGCTTCAAACTCCTGGCTCGTATGCACAGTCAGTTCTGGCGCTTTTGGACTCAGATTGAGATTCATCCAGGTGCCCAGATTGATTCAGGTGTCTTTATCGACCATGGTTCTGGTTTGGTGATTGGGGAAACAGCGATCGTTGAAAAAGGTGTTCTTCTTTATCACGGGGTGACTCTTGGGGGAACAGGGAAAGACTGTGGCAAACGCCATCCGACCGTTCGAAAGGGAGCTCTCATATCAGCCCATGCCCAAGTTATCGGACCTGTAGAAATCGGTGAAAATGCCAAGGTCGGTGCTGCAGCAGTTGTTGTAGCAGACGTACCTAGTGATGTGACGGTTGTTGGTATTCCTGCCAAGATCGTCCGTGTTCATGGTAAGAAGGATGAGCCAGTCATTCACGAAGTTGAAGAAAAACGAGAGTATTACGTCAATAAACTAGAGCAGGCTAAAGAAGCTAGTCACAGATCGTCTGGTTTGTAG
- a CDS encoding polyribonucleotide nucleotidyltransferase, with product MTKQVFQTTFAGRELIVETGQVAKQANGSVVVRYGESTVLTAAVMSKKMATGDFFPLQVNYEEKMYAAGKFPGGFMKREGRPSTDATLTARLIDRPIRPMFAEGFRNEVQVINTVLSYDENASAPMAAMFGSSLALSISDIPFDGPIAGVQVGYVDGQIIINPSQEQAEQSLLELTVAGTKHAINMVESGAKELSEEIMLEALLKGHEAVKELIAFQEEIVAAVGKEKAEVELLHVDAELQAEIIAAYNSDLQKAVQVEEKLAREAATQAVKDQVTAVYEEKYADHEEFDRIMRDVAEILEQMEHAEVRRLITEDKVRPDGRKVDEIRPLDAVVDFLPRVHGSGLFTRGQTQALSVLTLAPMGETQIIDGLDPEYKKRFMHHYNFPQYSVGETGRYGAPGRREIGHGALGERALAQVLPSLEEFPYAIRLVAEVLESNGSSSQASICAGTLALMAGGVPIKAPVAGIAMGLISDGNNYTVLTDIQGLEDHFGDMDFKVAGTRDGITALQMDIKIQGITAEILTEALAQAKKARFEILDVIEATIPEVRPELAPTAPKIDTIKIDVDKIKIVIGKGGETIDKIIAETGVKIDIDEEGNVSIYSSDQDAINRAKEIIAGLVREAKVDEVYHAKVVRIEKFGAFVNLFDKTDALVHISEMAWTRTNRVEDLVEIGDEVDVKVIKIDEKGRIDASMKALLPRPPKPEHDEKGEKSERPHRPRHHKDHKPKKEFTETPKDSE from the coding sequence ATGACAAAACAAGTGTTTCAAACGACTTTTGCAGGTCGTGAGTTAATCGTAGAGACTGGTCAGGTTGCTAAGCAGGCAAATGGCTCTGTTGTTGTACGTTACGGTGAGTCAACTGTCTTGACTGCTGCCGTGATGTCTAAGAAGATGGCAACTGGGGATTTCTTCCCACTCCAAGTCAACTACGAAGAAAAAATGTATGCGGCTGGGAAGTTTCCTGGTGGCTTTATGAAACGTGAAGGACGTCCTTCAACGGATGCGACTTTGACAGCGCGTTTGATTGACCGTCCAATCCGTCCTATGTTTGCGGAAGGTTTCCGTAATGAAGTCCAAGTCATCAACACTGTGCTTTCTTATGATGAAAATGCTTCTGCACCAATGGCTGCTATGTTTGGTTCATCCTTGGCGCTCTCTATCTCAGATATTCCATTTGACGGACCAATCGCTGGGGTACAGGTGGGTTATGTAGATGGTCAAATCATCATCAACCCAAGTCAAGAACAAGCAGAGCAATCTCTCCTTGAATTGACAGTAGCTGGTACCAAACACGCCATCAACATGGTGGAATCTGGTGCTAAAGAATTGTCAGAAGAAATCATGTTGGAAGCCCTTCTTAAAGGGCACGAAGCAGTTAAAGAATTGATTGCCTTCCAAGAAGAAATCGTTGCGGCTGTTGGGAAAGAAAAAGCAGAAGTAGAATTGCTTCATGTAGACGCTGAATTACAGGCTGAAATCATTGCAGCCTACAACAGCGACCTCCAAAAAGCGGTTCAAGTAGAAGAAAAATTGGCTCGTGAAGCTGCAACTCAAGCTGTTAAAGACCAAGTGACTGCAGTGTATGAAGAAAAATATGCAGACCACGAAGAATTTGACCGTATCATGCGTGATGTGGCTGAAATTTTGGAACAAATGGAACACGCTGAAGTGCGCCGTTTGATCACAGAAGATAAGGTACGTCCTGACGGTCGTAAGGTCGATGAAATCCGTCCTTTGGATGCGGTTGTTGACTTCCTTCCTCGTGTACACGGTTCAGGTCTCTTCACTCGTGGCCAAACTCAGGCCCTTTCTGTCTTGACCTTGGCTCCAATGGGTGAAACTCAAATCATCGATGGATTGGATCCAGAGTACAAGAAACGCTTTATGCACCACTATAACTTCCCTCAATACTCTGTAGGGGAAACTGGTCGTTATGGTGCGCCAGGTCGTCGTGAAATTGGTCACGGTGCTCTCGGTGAGCGTGCCCTTGCTCAAGTTTTGCCAAGTTTAGAAGAATTCCCATATGCGATCCGCTTGGTAGCAGAGGTCTTGGAATCAAACGGTTCTTCCTCTCAAGCTTCTATCTGTGCGGGAACTCTTGCTCTTATGGCTGGTGGTGTGCCAATCAAGGCGCCAGTAGCTGGTATTGCTATGGGTCTTATCTCAGATGGAAATAACTATACAGTATTGACAGATATTCAAGGTTTGGAAGACCACTTTGGAGACATGGACTTCAAGGTTGCCGGTACTCGTGACGGGATTACAGCTCTTCAAATGGATATCAAGATCCAAGGGATTACTGCAGAAATCTTGACTGAGGCCCTTGCCCAAGCCAAGAAAGCGCGTTTTGAAATCCTTGATGTGATTGAAGCAACGATTCCAGAAGTTCGTCCAGAATTGGCTCCTACTGCTCCGAAAATTGATACCATCAAGATTGATGTGGACAAGATCAAGATTGTCATCGGTAAAGGTGGAGAAACCATCGACAAGATTATCGCTGAAACAGGCGTTAAGATTGATATCGACGAAGAAGGAAATGTGTCTATCTACTCAAGTGACCAAGATGCAATTAACCGTGCTAAAGAAATCATTGCTGGTTTGGTTCGTGAAGCTAAAGTGGATGAAGTTTACCACGCTAAGGTTGTTCGTATCGAGAAATTTGGTGCCTTTGTTAACCTCTTTGACAAGACAGATGCCCTCGTACACATCTCTGAAATGGCTTGGACTCGTACCAACCGTGTAGAAGACTTGGTCGAAATCGGAGATGAAGTCGATGTTAAGGTTATCAAGATTGATGAAAAAGGTCGTATCGATGCTTCTATGAAGGCTCTTCTTCCTCGTCCGCCAAAACCTGAGCATGATGAAAAGGGTGAAAAGTCTGAGAGACCTCACCGCCCACGTCATCATAAGGACCACAAACCTAAGAAAGAATTTACAGAAACACCAAAAGATTCAGAATAA
- a CDS encoding 5,10-methylenetetrahydrofolate reductase, with amino-acid sequence MSRQTPSLSFEVFPPNPAVGNDNIISALQDMQELAPHFISVTASNNKFNIKETTVRLADFIQNDLAIPTIAHLPAIYLTKDKVAETIADLDKVGVQKILALRGDIIPDVEPQKDFRYATDLIEFIKEQAPHFDIVGACYPEGHPDSPNQISDIQNLKKKVDAGCSSLVTQLFFDNERFYDFQDKCILAGIDVPIHAGIMPILNRNQALRLLKTCENIHLPRKFKAILDKYEHDPESLRAAGLAYAVDQIVDLVTQDVAGVHLYTMNNAETAKYIHQATHALFNHQSLG; translated from the coding sequence ATGTCACGCCAAACACCGTCACTCTCATTTGAAGTGTTCCCTCCAAACCCAGCAGTGGGTAATGATAACATTATTTCTGCTCTTCAAGATATGCAGGAGTTGGCTCCCCACTTTATCAGTGTGACTGCCAGCAATAATAAATTTAATATCAAGGAAACGACGGTCCGTTTGGCCGACTTTATCCAAAATGACTTGGCGATTCCGACTATTGCCCACTTGCCAGCCATCTATTTGACCAAGGACAAGGTTGCTGAAACCATTGCTGATTTGGACAAGGTTGGAGTGCAGAAAATCTTGGCTCTTCGTGGGGATATTATTCCAGATGTGGAACCACAAAAGGATTTCCGCTACGCAACTGACTTAATTGAGTTCATCAAGGAACAAGCCCCTCACTTTGATATTGTCGGAGCTTGTTATCCAGAAGGGCATCCAGATTCGCCAAATCAGATTTCAGATATTCAAAATCTTAAGAAGAAAGTGGATGCAGGCTGTTCGAGCCTTGTAACTCAGCTTTTCTTTGACAATGAGCGCTTCTATGATTTCCAAGACAAGTGTATCTTGGCTGGGATTGATGTTCCCATTCATGCAGGGATTATGCCAATTCTGAATCGAAATCAGGCTCTCCGCCTCTTGAAGACTTGTGAGAATATCCACCTTCCACGCAAATTTAAAGCCATCTTAGACAAGTATGAGCATGACCCTGAGTCGCTCAGAGCAGCAGGACTTGCCTATGCAGTGGACCAAATCGTGGACTTGGTAACTCAGGATGTTGCTGGTGTGCATCTCTACACCATGAACAATGCTGAAACAGCAAAATACATCCACCAAGCAACCCATGCCTTGTTTAATCATCAGTCTCTAGGATAA